Proteins encoded within one genomic window of Bacteroides sedimenti:
- the gldL gene encoding gliding motility protein GldL — protein sequence MNDNIRRKNPIRRFQDFLVSYNGKVMLNYAYSWGASIVILGALFKLTHLPGANLMLWVGMGTEVIVFFISAFDRPHKSYKWESVFPHIKISGDTHTKKNEWPDYNGNGKEEPALPDAVKQALNQPAVPKKTEGTITKPATIKGAAVSAGAGQTVSVGVQGVSVAGGEVSAVSEAPVLIGEDWAAGISGEVAANSPEVSDATAVYLTKLESMANTLERFNNATNALAEVSDTLLKSYKSISDNSDSITANSAGYVEQMQSLNRNLMGLNTIYEIQLKSISSQIDTIDRVNEGLKRIKDMYEGSTGDSEKFNKEAEKMAQQMEELNNVYARMLKAMTVNMNNQQQL from the coding sequence ATGAATGATAATATTAGAAGGAAAAATCCAATCCGCAGGTTCCAGGATTTTCTGGTAAGCTATAATGGGAAAGTAATGCTTAACTATGCATATAGCTGGGGAGCATCCATCGTAATCTTGGGTGCCTTGTTTAAGCTAACCCATTTACCTGGGGCAAATTTGATGCTTTGGGTTGGTATGGGGACCGAGGTAATCGTGTTCTTTATATCGGCATTCGACCGTCCGCATAAATCATATAAATGGGAGAGTGTGTTTCCACATATTAAAATTTCCGGAGATACGCATACTAAAAAGAATGAGTGGCCCGATTACAATGGGAACGGTAAAGAAGAACCTGCTCTTCCGGATGCTGTAAAACAAGCTCTTAACCAACCTGCTGTTCCTAAGAAAACGGAAGGAACAATAACAAAACCCGCAACAATTAAGGGTGCGGCAGTTTCGGCTGGAGCCGGACAGACTGTTTCAGTTGGTGTACAAGGTGTCTCTGTTGCTGGCGGAGAGGTTTCAGCTGTAAGTGAAGCTCCTGTATTGATTGGTGAAGACTGGGCGGCAGGAATCAGTGGAGAAGTTGCTGCAAATTCTCCGGAGGTATCTGATGCTACAGCTGTTTACCTAACAAAACTGGAATCAATGGCAAATACATTGGAGCGCTTTAATAACGCAACCAATGCATTGGCAGAGGTTTCTGACACCTTGCTTAAATCGTATAAGAGCATAAGTGATAATTCTGATTCGATTACTGCAAATTCTGCCGGATATGTTGAACAGATGCAGTCGTTGAACCGTAATCTGATGGGATTGAATACAATTTATGAGATTCAGTTGAAGAGCATCAGTTCTCAGATTGATACCATTGATAGGGTTAATGAAGGTCTGAAACGAATCAAAGATATGTATGAGGGTTCGACTGGCGACAGCGAAAAATTCAACAAAGAAGCTGAGAAAATGGCTCAGCAAATGGAAGAATTAAACAATGTTTATGCCCGTATGCTGAAAGCAATGACAGTTAACATGAACAATCAACAACAATTATAA
- a CDS encoding lipocalin family protein: MKKHKNIDTVPYVEIERYAGIWYEIGRYPSWFEKDTCNVSAEFIPKEGYIEVINRCEKSKKEKKTQGKAYIVPESGNAKLKMQFRWPIKCDYWIIDLDDNYQWAVVSDSSQSSLWILYRQPLIENDELRPIVYRLVNRGFDLAKVHWTKQEIK; encoded by the coding sequence ATGAAGAAACACAAAAACATAGACACAGTTCCCTATGTTGAGATAGAGCGTTATGCTGGTATCTGGTACGAGATTGGGCGTTACCCAAGCTGGTTCGAAAAAGACACCTGTAACGTCTCTGCAGAATTTATCCCTAAAGAAGGTTACATAGAAGTAATAAATCGGTGTGAGAAGTCAAAGAAAGAAAAAAAGACTCAAGGAAAAGCTTACATTGTTCCCGAATCAGGGAATGCAAAACTTAAAATGCAATTTCGCTGGCCGATTAAATGCGATTACTGGATTATTGATCTTGATGACAATTATCAATGGGCAGTCGTATCTGATTCATCACAAAGCAGTTTATGGATTTTGTATCGTCAACCTCTTATTGAGAATGACGAACTACGCCCCATTGTCTATAGACTAGTCAATCGCGGATTCGATCTGGCAAAAGTACATTGGACAAAACAAGAGATAAAATAA
- a CDS encoding SUMF1/EgtB/PvdO family nonheme iron enzyme, whose protein sequence is MKKLLVITSLALAFVLSSCGGPVGESAVGGELTGVSAMAWDEPAPYGMVLVKRGSFKAGPEETDSLWGKSTPSKEVSVDAFWMDETEVTNSKYKQFVYWVRDSIIRERLADPAYGGNEVYKVTEDREGNPIKPFLNWAKPIPWKRATEEELAAIKSVYTTHPVERTTMLDAKQMNYRFEFYDHLQAALRKNRLNPADRNRNTDVPVNYDEVVMISKDTAYINDEGQIVNQTITRPLSSLYDFQNSYIVNIYPDTTCWVNDFQNAYNEPYMKLYFSHPSYNDYPVVGVSWEQANAFCAWRTNFLMAGLRGTARQIQRYRLPTEIEWEFAARGQEKNAYPWKSSGTKSDEGCFYANFKPGRGNYTKDGNLITTKVGSYSPNSNGLYDMAGNVAEWTSTVYTEAGVSSMSDMNPELRYNAAKEDPYMMKKKTVRGGSWKDVASYVRSDARTYEYQNESRSYIGFRCVRTQVGYNKKGR, encoded by the coding sequence ATGAAAAAACTCTTAGTTATAACAAGTTTAGCCTTAGCTTTCGTTCTAAGTTCATGTGGTGGACCGGTTGGCGAATCGGCTGTCGGAGGAGAACTGACAGGTGTCAGTGCAATGGCGTGGGATGAACCTGCACCTTACGGTATGGTGCTTGTCAAGCGAGGCTCGTTTAAGGCAGGACCGGAAGAAACAGATAGTCTTTGGGGAAAATCAACTCCGTCAAAGGAAGTCTCTGTGGATGCTTTCTGGATGGATGAAACTGAGGTTACAAACTCTAAATACAAACAATTTGTATACTGGGTGCGCGATTCGATTATTCGTGAACGTCTGGCCGATCCAGCTTATGGTGGTAATGAAGTTTACAAGGTTACTGAGGATAGAGAGGGCAATCCTATAAAACCATTTTTAAACTGGGCAAAACCGATACCGTGGAAAAGAGCTACTGAGGAGGAGTTAGCTGCCATTAAAAGTGTTTATACTACCCATCCTGTTGAGAGAACCACTATGCTCGATGCTAAACAGATGAATTACCGCTTCGAGTTTTATGATCATTTACAGGCTGCTTTAAGAAAAAACAGACTCAATCCTGCTGATCGAAACAGGAATACTGATGTCCCAGTAAATTATGATGAAGTAGTGATGATATCGAAAGATACTGCATATATCAATGATGAAGGACAGATTGTGAACCAGACAATTACTCGTCCACTATCTTCATTGTATGACTTCCAAAATAGTTATATCGTAAATATCTATCCGGATACAACTTGTTGGGTAAACGATTTTCAGAATGCATATAATGAACCTTATATGAAATTGTATTTCAGTCATCCAAGTTATAACGATTATCCTGTCGTAGGTGTATCTTGGGAACAGGCAAATGCATTCTGCGCATGGAGAACTAATTTTTTAATGGCAGGATTGCGTGGTACTGCTCGGCAGATACAACGTTATCGGTTACCGACAGAGATTGAATGGGAATTTGCAGCTAGAGGGCAAGAAAAAAATGCATATCCTTGGAAATCATCAGGAACCAAGTCTGATGAAGGTTGTTTCTATGCCAACTTTAAACCAGGCCGAGGAAATTATACAAAAGACGGAAATCTGATTACAACTAAGGTCGGTTCTTATTCGCCTAACTCAAACGGATTGTATGATATGGCGGGTAATGTGGCTGAATGGACCTCTACAGTTTACACTGAAGCAGGTGTCTCATCTATGAGTGATATGAATCCTGAACTCAGATATAATGCTGCAAAGGAAGATCCCTACATGATGAAGAAAAAAACAGTTCGCGGAGGCTCATGGAAAGATGTGGCATCTTATGTGCGTTCTGATGCACGTACATACGAATATCAGAATGAGAGCAGATCTTATATTGGGTTCCGTTGTGTCAGAACTCAGGTTGGTTATAATAAAAAAGGAAGATAA
- a CDS encoding DUF2795 domain-containing protein, whose amino-acid sequence MYWTLELASKLEDAPWPASKDELIDYAMRSGAPLEVIENLQEMEDEGEIYESIEDIWPDYPSKEDFFFNEEEY is encoded by the coding sequence ATGTATTGGACTTTGGAATTGGCATCAAAACTGGAAGATGCCCCTTGGCCTGCTTCCAAGGATGAGCTTATCGATTATGCTATGCGCTCCGGTGCTCCTCTTGAAGTTATTGAAAATCTTCAGGAAATGGAAGATGAAGGCGAGATATACGAAAGTATCGAAGACATCTGGCCTGACTATCCAAGTAAGGAGGATTTCTTTTTTAACGAGGAAGAGTATTAA
- the gldN gene encoding gliding motility protein GldN, with product MKRFICTMALLCTTIGICQLPAQPKARKAKQETKESGTTLSVRAQTQYTGQLTMPEEVLWKREIYRTLDLKQEKNSALYYPVEPIGDRMNLFTLIFKLLAEGKIPAYEYHLDGTEVLTTESKVKFKDVLDRFHIYNQAKKGTGKDTIYIVDNSDIPSNEVLSYFIKEVWYFDQRSSTYNSKVAAICPVLHRSGDFSMDITKYPMFWLNYNDLSPYLTRMNVMTSNLNNTSSITMDDYFTTRQYKGDIYKTTNMLNQTLAQYCPTDSALVKEQKRIEGQLKAFEEHLWTSPADTISAKESDKKKKSEATEKTSVRTSRRKTSSTTVSSPKVKKEKSTSTAPKASVRRQRR from the coding sequence ATGAAACGCTTTATATGTACTATGGCTCTTCTTTGCACTACAATTGGTATCTGCCAACTGCCAGCGCAACCGAAAGCGCGTAAAGCAAAGCAGGAAACAAAAGAATCCGGTACGACTCTTTCTGTCCGAGCACAGACGCAATATACCGGACAATTGACAATGCCTGAGGAGGTTTTATGGAAAAGAGAGATTTATAGAACTCTTGATCTGAAACAAGAAAAGAATTCAGCCTTATATTATCCTGTGGAACCTATAGGCGACCGAATGAATCTTTTTACACTGATTTTTAAACTCCTTGCAGAAGGAAAGATTCCTGCTTATGAGTATCATCTGGATGGTACGGAAGTTCTCACGACTGAAAGTAAAGTCAAATTTAAAGATGTACTTGACCGCTTTCATATTTACAACCAGGCTAAGAAAGGTACTGGGAAAGATACCATATATATAGTTGATAACAGTGATATACCAAGTAACGAAGTTCTCAGCTACTTTATCAAAGAGGTGTGGTATTTTGACCAACGTTCTTCAACTTACAACTCAAAGGTTGCAGCAATATGTCCGGTGCTTCATCGTTCTGGAGATTTTTCCATGGATATTACCAAATATCCGATGTTTTGGTTGAATTATAATGATCTGAGTCCATATTTGACACGTATGAATGTGATGACCAGCAACCTGAATAATACCTCCAGTATCACAATGGATGATTATTTCACTACCAGACAGTATAAGGGAGATATTTATAAAACCACTAATATGCTTAATCAGACACTGGCACAGTATTGCCCGACTGATAGTGCGTTGGTGAAAGAACAAAAAAGAATAGAAGGACAATTAAAGGCTTTTGAAGAACATCTTTGGACGAGCCCTGCCGATACTATATCAGCAAAAGAATCGGATAAGAAAAAGAAGAGTGAAGCGACAGAAAAGACTTCAGTGAGAACTTCCAGAAGAAAGACTTCCTCAACAACAGTCTCTTCTCCCAAGGTGAAAAAGGAGAAGTCGACTTCAACAGCTCCTAAAGCTTCTGTGCGGCGTCAGAGAAGATAA
- a CDS encoding pyridoxamine 5'-phosphate oxidase family protein: protein MKTVKIEEQDYIEEIISRSDICYVGMVDNQNNPYVIPMNFGYREGVIYLHSGPTGHSIDILEQNNNVCITFSIDHELVFQHPKVACSYRMKAKSVICHGKVQFIENLDDKREALNIIMSHYSDSTFEYSEPAVKNVKIWEIPIDTISAKEYGVPHKR, encoded by the coding sequence ATGAAAACAGTAAAGATTGAAGAACAAGATTATATTGAAGAAATTATTTCCCGAAGCGACATTTGTTATGTAGGTATGGTTGACAACCAGAATAACCCTTATGTTATCCCTATGAATTTTGGATACAGAGAAGGAGTTATCTATTTACATTCAGGCCCAACGGGACATTCTATTGATATTCTGGAACAAAATAATAATGTTTGTATTACTTTCAGCATAGACCATGAACTGGTTTTTCAACACCCTAAGGTGGCATGCAGCTATCGTATGAAAGCCAAGAGTGTAATCTGCCATGGGAAAGTACAATTTATTGAAAACCTGGATGATAAACGCGAAGCTCTGAATATAATCATGAGCCACTATTCAGACAGTACTTTTGAATATTCCGAACCTGCAGTAAAGAACGTAAAAATATGGGAAATCCCTATAGATACAATTAGTGCAAAAGAATATGGTGTTCCCCACAAAAGATAA
- the rnr gene encoding ribonuclease R, with product MAKKDKTKAGKRMKKAQLAELLMRLFETKSTETLSLKYIFAELKLTTHPLKMVCMDILYEMVADDYISEIEKGRYKLTSHGKEMTGIFQRKSNGKNSFLPDDGGEPIFIAERNSAHAMNNDKVRIVYLAKRKNREAEGEVVEIVERANENFVGTLEVSDSYAFLITENRTLANDIFIPKEKLKGGKTGDKAVVRIIEWPDRAKNPIGQVIDILGVAGDNTTEMHAILAEFGLPYVYPQAVEEAAERIPAEITEEEIAKREDFRNITTFTIDPKDAKDFDDALSIRKIEDGLWEIGVHIADVSHYVKEGDIIDKEAEKRATSVYLVDRTIPMLPERLCNFICSLRPDEEKLAYSVIFNITDKGEVKSSRIVHTVIKSDRRFTYEEAQEIIETKEGDYKKEILAMNHIAQILRQKRYNSGAINFDRYEVKFEIDEKGKPISVYFKYSKEAHKLVEEFMLLANRTVAEKIGKVPEGKNPKVLPYRIHDLPDPEKLDNLSQFIARFGYKIRTTGSKTDISKSINHMLDDVQGKNEENLIETISIRAMQKAKYSVHNIGHYGLAFEYYTHFTSPIRRFPDLMVHRLLTRYLEEGGRTVSETKYEDLCVHSSDMEQIAANAERASIKYKQVEFMSERLGQVYDGVISGVTEWGLYVELNENKCEGMVPIRDLDDDYYEFDEKNFCLKGRRTNHIYRLGDSITIRVARANLEKKQLDFALAEQNN from the coding sequence ATGGCAAAAAAAGATAAAACGAAAGCAGGTAAGAGAATGAAGAAAGCGCAATTAGCGGAGTTACTAATGAGGTTGTTTGAGACAAAATCTACAGAAACACTTAGCCTGAAGTATATTTTTGCAGAACTAAAGCTTACTACACATCCGCTAAAAATGGTGTGTATGGACATTTTATATGAGATGGTGGCTGATGACTATATTTCGGAAATCGAAAAAGGCAGATACAAGCTTACCAGTCATGGAAAAGAAATGACAGGAATATTCCAACGGAAAAGCAATGGAAAAAACTCATTCTTGCCTGATGACGGAGGAGAACCAATATTCATAGCAGAACGTAACTCGGCTCATGCAATGAACAATGATAAAGTTCGTATCGTTTACTTAGCCAAAAGAAAAAACAGGGAAGCTGAAGGAGAAGTAGTTGAAATTGTGGAACGGGCAAATGAAAACTTTGTGGGGACACTTGAAGTATCTGATTCCTATGCATTCCTTATTACTGAAAACCGCACGCTGGCAAACGATATTTTTATTCCGAAAGAAAAGCTGAAAGGAGGAAAAACAGGAGACAAAGCTGTAGTTAGAATCATAGAATGGCCCGACAGAGCCAAAAACCCAATCGGACAGGTTATAGATATATTGGGAGTTGCAGGAGATAACACAACCGAGATGCACGCTATTCTAGCCGAATTTGGTCTTCCTTATGTTTATCCACAGGCTGTAGAAGAGGCGGCTGAAAGAATTCCGGCAGAAATCACTGAAGAAGAGATTGCTAAACGGGAAGATTTCCGGAACATCACTACATTCACTATCGACCCGAAAGATGCAAAAGACTTTGACGACGCACTCTCCATCCGTAAAATTGAAGATGGTCTCTGGGAAATAGGAGTACATATTGCCGATGTATCACACTATGTGAAGGAAGGCGATATTATTGATAAGGAAGCAGAAAAAAGAGCAACATCTGTATATCTGGTAGACAGAACAATTCCTATGCTGCCCGAACGTTTATGTAACTTTATCTGTTCTCTCCGTCCGGATGAAGAGAAACTAGCCTATTCGGTGATTTTTAATATCACTGATAAAGGAGAAGTAAAAAGCTCACGCATTGTTCATACAGTAATCAAATCCGACCGCAGGTTTACTTACGAGGAAGCTCAGGAAATTATTGAGACCAAAGAAGGAGACTACAAGAAAGAAATTCTTGCGATGAATCATATTGCCCAGATTCTCCGTCAGAAGAGATATAATTCCGGAGCTATTAACTTTGATCGATACGAAGTAAAATTTGAAATCGATGAGAAGGGAAAGCCTATCAGCGTTTACTTCAAATACTCTAAAGAGGCTCATAAATTGGTCGAGGAGTTTATGCTTCTGGCTAACAGAACAGTAGCTGAAAAAATTGGTAAAGTTCCGGAAGGCAAGAATCCTAAGGTTCTGCCATACCGTATTCATGATCTTCCAGATCCGGAGAAGTTGGATAATCTGTCACAGTTTATTGCCCGATTTGGCTATAAAATACGAACTACCGGTTCTAAAACAGATATTTCGAAGTCAATTAATCACATGCTCGACGACGTTCAGGGCAAGAATGAGGAGAACTTGATTGAGACTATATCAATTCGTGCAATGCAGAAAGCGAAGTATTCTGTGCACAACATTGGACATTATGGGTTGGCCTTTGAGTATTACACTCACTTCACCTCACCAATCCGTCGATTCCCCGACCTGATGGTTCACCGATTACTTACCCGTTATTTGGAAGAAGGAGGAAGAACAGTTTCAGAAACCAAATATGAGGACCTTTGCGTTCATAGCTCAGACATGGAGCAGATAGCTGCTAACGCTGAACGTGCATCAATCAAGTACAAACAGGTAGAGTTTATGAGTGAAAGGCTTGGACAGGTATACGACGGAGTTATCTCGGGAGTAACAGAATGGGGGCTCTATGTAGAACTGAATGAGAATAAATGCGAGGGAATGGTTCCTATTCGTGATTTGGACGATGATTATTACGAGTTCGACGAAAAGAATTTCTGCTTGAAAGGAAGAAGGACAAACCATATTTACAGGCTGGGAGATTCAATCACGATACGCGTTGCACGTGCAAACCTTGAGAAAAAACAACTTGACTTTGCACTGGCCGAGCAAAATAATTGA
- a CDS encoding cob(I)yrinic acid a,c-diamide adenosyltransferase, translating into MKKSKVYTRTGDQGTTSLVGGTRISKTDVRLESYGTIDELNSYLGLLQTFLIEEADSSFLLKVQNKLFTIGSYLATDQDKIALNAASIIFLSDIETIEHRIDEIDEQLPPINHFVIPGGSRDAAVCHICRTICRRAERRILTLDTHCEVDKNVIAYMNRLSDYLFLLSRKLNHNNNHNEIFWDKTCK; encoded by the coding sequence ATGAAAAAGAGTAAAGTATATACCAGGACCGGTGATCAAGGTACCACTTCTCTGGTAGGAGGAACCAGAATCTCAAAAACTGATGTGAGGCTCGAATCTTATGGTACTATAGATGAACTGAATTCTTACTTGGGATTACTGCAAACTTTCCTGATTGAGGAAGCGGATAGCAGTTTTCTTTTAAAAGTTCAGAATAAACTTTTTACGATAGGGTCTTATCTTGCAACCGATCAGGATAAGATTGCCCTTAATGCGGCAAGTATTATTTTTTTATCGGATATTGAAACAATAGAACACAGAATTGATGAAATAGACGAACAGTTACCTCCAATTAATCATTTTGTAATTCCTGGAGGAAGCCGTGATGCTGCAGTTTGCCATATATGTCGCACAATATGCCGCAGAGCCGAAAGGCGCATTTTGACATTGGATACCCACTGTGAGGTAGATAAAAACGTAATTGCTTATATGAATCGTTTGTCCGATTATTTATTCCTTTTATCCCGAAAATTGAATCATAATAATAATCATAATGAAATATTTTGGGATAAAACTTGTAAATGA
- a CDS encoding PorP/SprF family type IX secretion system membrane protein, which yields MRIKRSLLFCFFVLCCYVARAQFDSQFSQYWAVTGYFNPAYAGQTDQLTISGAYSQQLAGFTNAPKSMFFGADMPFSFLGKKHGVGVMLFNEGIGLFKNQIFGLQYSYKKQLEKGQLSIGVQLGALNIAFDPSKINLGDETKDDAFPTANVSGMAMDASIGSYYTHPDWYAGLSVTHLNGATVLMGENNEFKVDPTIYLTGGYNIKTRNPLIRLQPSFLLKSDMISTKVDVTGKVFYDYNDKIFYGGISYSPKTSVTFSVGAKIKNITVGYAYDLFTSQIGAGSGSHDLIINYSTDINFSGHSKNKHKSIRIL from the coding sequence ATGAGAATTAAAAGATCTCTGTTGTTTTGTTTTTTTGTGCTTTGTTGTTACGTAGCAAGGGCGCAATTTGATTCACAGTTCAGTCAATATTGGGCTGTGACGGGATATTTTAATCCGGCATATGCTGGGCAGACCGATCAATTGACTATCTCGGGAGCCTATAGCCAGCAGTTGGCAGGATTTACAAATGCTCCAAAATCGATGTTTTTTGGCGCTGATATGCCGTTTAGTTTTCTAGGAAAAAAACATGGAGTGGGAGTTATGCTCTTTAACGAAGGGATAGGTCTTTTCAAAAATCAGATATTTGGCCTGCAATATTCGTACAAGAAACAGCTTGAAAAAGGTCAACTGAGTATTGGTGTGCAATTAGGTGCGCTAAACATCGCGTTCGACCCTTCCAAAATAAATTTGGGTGATGAAACCAAGGACGATGCTTTTCCTACGGCGAATGTTTCAGGAATGGCGATGGATGCAAGTATAGGAAGTTATTATACTCATCCGGACTGGTATGCTGGTCTTTCGGTGACACATCTTAACGGAGCGACAGTTCTAATGGGTGAAAATAATGAGTTTAAAGTTGATCCTACTATTTATTTGACAGGAGGATACAATATTAAAACGAGAAATCCGTTAATTCGGTTACAACCATCTTTCTTGTTGAAGAGTGATATGATATCAACAAAAGTAGATGTAACAGGTAAGGTGTTTTACGATTATAATGATAAAATCTTTTATGGAGGTATTTCCTATAGTCCCAAGACATCAGTAACCTTTTCTGTTGGTGCAAAAATAAAAAATATTACTGTTGGCTATGCTTACGATTTGTTTACATCGCAAATCGGGGCAGGCAGCGGAAGTCATGATCTGATTATTAATTATTCTACAGATATCAACTTTTCGGGACACAGTAAAAACAAACATAAAAGTATACGTATTTTATAA
- the gldM gene encoding gliding motility protein GldM — protein sequence MSTSLGPESPRQKMINLMYIVLMAMLALNVSSDVLNGFSLVDESLNRSTTNSTKQNKSLYNDMADFMAKNPEKVQEWFNKAQSVRKMSDSLYQFVDELKYKIVRTVDGEEADVMNIQNKEDLEAANSVMLAPGTGQGKKLYNSINRYRNAILALVTDSTQRRIISSNLGTKVPRRATTVGKNWQEYMFENTPVAAAVTLLTKLQNDIRYAEGEVLHTLVKNIDVRDIRVNQVNAYVIPNAQTIVKGGKFSAQIILAAVDSTQKPSVYIGNRLLPSSSNGLFETICNNTGEFNLSGYLELNRGGGDILRRNFSQKYTVVNPSATLSATMMNVLYAGYDNPMSVSVPGVPSQHVQLTITNGNGSITSVPGGYIVRPSRIGQTDFAVTANLGGRNQLMGNFVYRVRQLPDPMPFIEYDGTPGNPKRYRGGTGFSKALLMSTEGIGAAIDDGLLNVNFRVLNFETIFFDNMGNAVPEISAGSKFSARQREVFRKLSRGKRFYISRVRAVGPDGIERLLPTTLEVIVN from the coding sequence ATGTCTACATCACTCGGCCCGGAGTCTCCACGTCAGAAGATGATAAACCTTATGTATATCGTCCTTATGGCTATGTTGGCTCTGAATGTTTCTTCAGATGTGCTCAATGGCTTTTCATTGGTAGATGAGAGTCTTAACAGATCGACTACTAATTCCACGAAACAGAACAAATCATTGTATAATGATATGGCCGATTTTATGGCTAAAAATCCCGAAAAAGTGCAGGAATGGTTTAATAAAGCTCAGTCTGTACGCAAGATGTCTGATTCTCTTTATCAGTTCGTGGATGAACTTAAATATAAGATTGTCAGAACTGTTGACGGTGAAGAAGCCGATGTTATGAACATTCAGAATAAAGAAGACCTAGAGGCTGCAAATTCTGTGATGCTGGCTCCGGGAACAGGACAAGGGAAGAAACTATATAACTCCATTAACCGTTATCGGAATGCTATCCTTGCTCTTGTAACTGATAGCACTCAGCGAAGAATTATCAGTAGTAACCTGGGTACAAAAGTTCCTCGTAGAGCTACAACGGTAGGAAAGAACTGGCAGGAGTATATGTTTGAGAATACACCAGTGGCTGCGGCTGTAACATTGCTCACAAAGTTGCAGAATGATATTCGTTATGCAGAAGGAGAGGTACTGCATACTTTGGTGAAGAATATTGATGTTAGAGATATTAGGGTGAATCAGGTGAATGCATATGTGATTCCTAATGCGCAGACGATTGTAAAAGGTGGAAAATTCAGTGCTCAGATTATTCTGGCGGCTGTTGATTCCACTCAGAAGCCTTCTGTATATATTGGAAACCGTTTATTGCCATCCTCCAGTAATGGGCTCTTTGAAACAATATGTAATAATACTGGTGAGTTCAATTTAAGCGGATATCTGGAACTTAATAGGGGTGGTGGAGATATTCTGAGACGCAATTTCTCTCAAAAATATACGGTGGTTAATCCATCGGCAACGTTGTCGGCTACCATGATGAATGTGTTATACGCCGGATATGACAACCCGATGAGTGTTTCAGTTCCTGGAGTGCCCAGTCAACATGTACAATTAACAATTACAAATGGAAATGGTTCTATAACATCCGTGCCGGGAGGATACATTGTTCGCCCATCGAGGATCGGGCAAACAGATTTTGCAGTTACCGCAAATCTGGGAGGTCGGAATCAGTTGATGGGTAACTTTGTTTACAGGGTACGCCAACTGCCCGATCCGATGCCGTTTATTGAATATGATGGAACCCCAGGTAATCCAAAAAGATATCGTGGAGGAACAGGTTTCTCAAAAGCTTTGCTGATGAGTACCGAAGGCATTGGTGCTGCCATAGACGATGGATTGCTGAATGTGAACTTTCGTGTTCTCAATTTTGAAACTATTTTCTTTGATAACATGGGTAATGCAGTGCCTGAGATTTCTGCCGGAAGTAAATTTTCTGCAAGACAAAGGGAAGTGTTTCGTAAGTTATCACGAGGAAAAAGATTCTATATATCAAGGGTAAGGGCGGTTGGACCGGATGGTATTGAACGTTTACTTCCTACAACACTTGAAGTCATTGTAAATTAA
- a CDS encoding class I SAM-dependent methyltransferase codes for MKKRGFLNRIWIWLLRFRYRKGYGVHSPFAFDLITNVFYGEMPFYDFPFLKEQIEKVQTGSVVSNKRYLESRNICEMLFKLVDDSRSNTILEVGTMGGAAMVYLSASRKKGRCISIDHESPANILARNIFHLCNANVDYRIGDVEKLLPDLLSELGTLDFLLLNPEEYPIKDIRLMFDLCCEKSNQNSVFVIRDIHSSRVIRKWWNQIVADEKVGITFDLYDLGIVYFDKRKIKQHYIVNY; via the coding sequence ATGAAGAAGCGGGGATTCTTAAATAGAATATGGATATGGTTGTTGAGATTCAGATATCGGAAAGGGTATGGTGTACATTCTCCTTTTGCATTTGACTTGATTACCAATGTGTTTTATGGAGAAATGCCCTTTTATGATTTCCCTTTTCTGAAAGAACAGATCGAAAAAGTACAGACTGGTTCGGTTGTATCGAATAAACGATACCTGGAAAGCCGAAATATTTGTGAGATGCTTTTTAAATTAGTTGATGATTCCCGATCGAATACTATATTAGAGGTTGGAACAATGGGTGGCGCTGCAATGGTTTATTTATCAGCTTCCCGTAAAAAAGGACGATGTATCTCTATAGATCATGAATCGCCAGCGAATATACTGGCAAGAAATATCTTTCATCTTTGCAATGCGAATGTAGACTATCGCATCGGGGATGTTGAAAAACTGCTTCCTGACTTACTATCAGAGCTGGGAACTCTCGACTTTCTTTTGTTAAATCCGGAAGAATATCCAATTAAGGATATACGGTTAATGTTTGATTTGTGTTGTGAGAAAAGTAATCAAAACTCAGTCTTTGTAATACGAGACATTCACTCTTCGCGGGTTATACGAAAATGGTGGAATCAAATCGTGGCTGACGAGAAAGTCGGAATCACTTTCGACCTTTATGACTTGGGCATTGTTTATTTCGACAAGAGAAAAATTAAACAGCATTATATTGTTAATTATTAG